ACTGGGTCGTGTATCCCAGCTTGATGAAGTCCTGGATGTAGTAGTTGGCCACCGCCACATGCTGGTGGCGCGATTCGAAGGTGTTGAGAAGGCTGTTGGTGTCTTTCTCCAGCATGTAGAAATAAGCCAGGTTGTACTGGTGCTTGTTGGCCTTGAAGTTGCCGAACAGGCGCAATCCCGGCTGGTGGTCGAGAAAGATAAAGCCGCGAAAATCGCTGTTGAAGAACTGGGTTCCGGCACGCAGCGAAAGAAAGTCGTAGAAGGGACTCGTCTCGGCCAACTTGACCTCCACGAAAGCCTCCTCGAGGGAGGCGTGGGCGTCGGGGCGCGTGGTGCCCTCCCTGAGGTCGATATTGACCACTCCCACCTCGTTGACCTTGAGGTAGTTGAGGCTGACCGCGGGCGTGACGCGAAAACGCAGACCAAAGGGCTTGAAGGCCGTGTAGCCGTGGAAGAAATCGGCCGAGAAGCGGAACTCCTGAATGAGCTGGTATTGGTCGCCCTTGCTGAAAAACTCGGCCGCGCCCGGCTGCTCGGCGCTGGGCGGTCCGACCACCGGCACCCTGCGGTACTCGTTGACCGTGAAGCTGTCGAAAGTCAGGTCTAGGAACCAGTTGTTGCCGATGATGGGATAGTCGCCTTTGAGGACGTTCTGGTTGTAGGGATCGAGGCGGCGTCCCCTGGCGTAGGGGAAAACGCCGGGAACCGAGTCGGGATAACGCTGCCAGCGGGGAAGTCCCAGCCGCCAGCGATCGGTGACGGGGACGAAGTCGGGCACCGCTTCCACTTCGGTCGAGGTTCCGCGCCGGCTTCCTGCGTATCCGGGAGGGCTGAATTCCGCCTCGATACCCGGCTCTTCGACCGCCGTCACCGGCGCTTCCTCGGGCCTGGGCTGGGGACGCTCGCGGAAGGGAGGATAGGCCGCTCGGGGAGGGGCTGCGCGGGGCGGCGCATCGGGGTCGCCGCCGCGAGATGGCGGACGGCGGAAGTCGGCTCGAGGCGGAGAATCCAGCACTTCCAGCGTCACCTCCACCGTCAACTGCTGGTCGGCTTGCAGCGATTCCTGCCGACTCCAGGGGCGGAAGCCGCGCAACTCGACGGTCAGGCGGTAGGGGCCGGGAGCCAGTCCGGCGAAGCTGAAGCGTCCCGCCTCATCGGAGGCGGCGGCGAAGTCCTGCTGCGATTCGAGGCGAGTCAGGCGCAGCGTGACTGCGGCCAGCGGATGGCCCTGAGAGTCCTTGACCACCCCCTTCAGCGAGCCCCCGTCTACAGCGGGTTCAGGACGCTGGGGACGCTCCACCTGGGCCGACAGAGAGGTCAAAGCCAAGAAGGCCGAAAGCAGCACCCGAAGCAACGCCGAGACCAAGCGGGAAACTGTCAGGAATTGGCAGGTACGCTTTCGCGCAGGATCCGACTTCATCACGCCTTCCCGCTCTCAGTTGGCTCGCTCGCCTGTTCTGCCTGCAGTCCTGTGCAGACAGCCGATATAGCTGCAAAGACTCGACTTATTGCTTGCCTTTGGGGCGAATTAAGGGAATAATAGCATACATTTCTCAAACCCCAAACACCGGGCGAACCCTTGGGATGACAGGTCGCGGCAATGCTGAGAATCAGGGCTTTCGGGCGCTCGCAGTCGTCTGCCTGATGGCGTTTTTCTGTCCTCAAGCCAGCGCCCAACAGCAGGACGAAAGGGGTTGGCGCCCCCGTCCCATACACCTTGACCGCCCCACCCGCCAGGCGCCCTTGGTACTTCCCGTCTGCGACGCTCCGCTGGATCCCCAGGGACTGACCGAGAACGAAATTCAGACCATTGCGGAAACCGGGGCGGCCGCTCTTGCCGGCAGCTACTCGGTGGCCGTGGTGG
This region of Acidobacteriota bacterium genomic DNA includes:
- a CDS encoding carboxypeptidase-like regulatory domain-containing protein; protein product: MKSDPARKRTCQFLTVSRLVSALLRVLLSAFLALTSLSAQVERPQRPEPAVDGGSLKGVVKDSQGHPLAAVTLRLTRLESQQDFAAASDEAGRFSFAGLAPGPYRLTVELRGFRPWSRQESLQADQQLTVEVTLEVLDSPPRADFRRPPSRGGDPDAPPRAAPPRAAYPPFRERPQPRPEEAPVTAVEEPGIEAEFSPPGYAGSRRGTSTEVEAVPDFVPVTDRWRLGLPRWQRYPDSVPGVFPYARGRRLDPYNQNVLKGDYPIIGNNWFLDLTFDSFTVNEYRRVPVVGPPSAEQPGAAEFFSKGDQYQLIQEFRFSADFFHGYTAFKPFGLRFRVTPAVSLNYLKVNEVGVVNIDLREGTTRPDAHASLEEAFVEVKLAETSPFYDFLSLRAGTQFFNSDFRGFIFLDHQPGLRLFGNFKANKHQYNLAYFYMLEKDTNSLLNTFESRHQHVAVANYYIQDFIKLGYTTQFSVHYNNDRPSLHFNRNDFPVRPAPLSNVVPKSVNAVYLGWTGDGHFGTWNVNHAFYQVVGQEKPNQIAGDVFGPRDTDINAQMVAFELSTDRDWRRYRGSFYYASGDADPTDDRARGFDAIVDEPFFAGGEFSFWNRQEIRLSSTAVGLIHRFSFNPNLRSAKEEGQANFVNPGLMLFNGGVDAELTTKLKGSFNVNVLSFVHTEVLESLLFQSDISRFIGTDISLGVEYRPKLNNNIVVVGGVAGLVPGQGFRDVFTSKSLLSAFLEVRLAY